A genomic region of Desulfovibrio sp. TomC contains the following coding sequences:
- a CDS encoding ABC transporter permease: protein MAQPDGAIAPKAGRSPKVARQVVLPFRKSLEISIKSIQVRFFRSLITVASLVLAVAFLSFILTGSDVAVGLLRSGNPQLRTALVDAGYDLPALPSAAVSVAAEAARLQTSPKERWIVILSLLVCTVGIVNAQLMAVTERFREIGTMKCLGALDRFILRLFLLEAGMQGLAGSFIGGVLGVLVGVLVGLLRFGFAAATNLSMIDLGATLALSIAVGAGLSLLGVVYPAVVAARMRPVEAMRAQE, encoded by the coding sequence ATGGCGCAGCCAGACGGCGCGATTGCACCGAAAGCGGGCCGGTCGCCCAAAGTAGCCAGGCAGGTGGTCCTGCCCTTTCGCAAGTCCCTGGAAATCAGTATTAAAAGTATTCAGGTCCGGTTTTTTCGGTCCCTGATCACCGTGGCCAGTCTGGTATTGGCCGTGGCCTTTTTGAGTTTCATCCTCACCGGCTCGGACGTGGCCGTGGGTTTGTTGCGTTCCGGCAACCCGCAACTCCGCACCGCCCTGGTTGATGCCGGCTACGATCTGCCGGCCTTGCCGTCGGCCGCCGTCTCCGTTGCCGCTGAGGCCGCCCGCCTGCAAACCAGTCCCAAGGAGCGCTGGATCGTCATCCTGTCGTTGCTCGTATGCACCGTCGGCATCGTCAATGCCCAGCTGATGGCCGTTACCGAGCGCTTTCGTGAAATCGGCACCATGAAATGCCTGGGGGCGCTTGATCGTTTTATTCTGCGGCTTTTTTTGCTGGAAGCCGGCATGCAGGGCTTGGCCGGGTCCTTTATTGGCGGAGTGTTGGGGGTGCTCGTCGGGGTGCTCGTCGGGCTTTTGCGGTTCGGCTTTGCCGCCGCGACCAATCTTTCCATGATCGATCTTGGCGCGACGCTCGCTCTGTCCATTGCGGTCGGGGCCGGCTTGAGCCTCCTTGGCGTGGTCTATCCGGCGGTGGTCGCCGCCAGAATGCGGCCGGTGGAAGCCATGCGGGCCCAGGAATGA
- a CDS encoding ABC transporter ATP-binding protein produces MAEAHNIVRVAGVARTFTMGTQVVQALRGVDLTIKAGEYLSIMGPSGSGKSTLFNMIGGLDKPSTGKVFIDEVDIAQLDAYELAWLRNRKIGYIFQTFNLIQVMTALENVTLPMTFAGASQDEATEKGLELLGLVGLRERHAHRPQELSGGQQQRVAIARSLANTPAIILADEPTGNLDLTTGEEIITLLKRLSSDRGVTVISATHDYKMLNVSDRVVWIRDGRIDKIEERDQLNITVGGIGTRED; encoded by the coding sequence ATGGCCGAGGCGCACAATATCGTCCGGGTGGCCGGCGTGGCCAGGACGTTTACCATGGGCACGCAAGTGGTCCAGGCCCTTCGCGGCGTGGACCTGACCATCAAGGCCGGGGAATATCTTTCCATCATGGGACCGTCGGGGTCGGGCAAATCCACGCTGTTTAACATGATCGGCGGCCTGGACAAGCCGTCCACCGGCAAGGTCTTTATTGACGAAGTGGATATTGCCCAGCTCGACGCCTACGAGCTGGCCTGGCTGCGAAACCGAAAAATAGGCTATATTTTCCAGACATTTAACCTTATCCAGGTGATGACCGCCCTGGAGAACGTCACGTTGCCCATGACCTTTGCCGGCGCCTCCCAGGACGAGGCCACGGAAAAGGGCCTGGAACTCCTTGGTCTGGTCGGCCTGCGCGAGCGCCACGCCCACCGTCCCCAGGAACTCTCCGGCGGCCAGCAGCAGCGGGTGGCCATAGCCCGGTCCCTGGCCAATACCCCGGCCATTATCCTGGCCGACGAACCCACCGGCAACCTGGACCTGACCACCGGCGAAGAGATTATCACGCTGTTAAAACGCCTGAGTTCCGATCGCGGCGTCACCGTCATCTCCGCCACCCACGACTATAAAATGCTCAATGTCTCCGATCGGGTGGTCTGGATTCGGGACGGTCGCATCGACAAGATCGAAGAGCGCGACCAGCTCAATATCACCGTCGGCGGCATCGGAACCCGGGAGGACTGA
- a CDS encoding sigma-54-dependent transcriptional regulator, which translates to MSIGAQQTRKTVLVVDDDPHILEVLEVRLVSAGYDVITATDGLEALDVLSRKAVRLVISDIRMPGMDGMRMLEEMEKRNIKLPIIFLTAHGSIPGAVFAIKHGAVDYLTKPFDGQELLTRVTEVFAKAAGLDAARAEQLGETGLVGTSPAMRDLAAMIERVAPRDVNVLVLGESGTGKELVANLIHRRSARKNGPLVTVDCGSTPAGLLESELFGHVKGSFTHAVKDKKGLIEQANLGTLFLDEIGNISTEMQIRLLRVLENHKIRRIGDVREIQVDCRVIAATNADIFEQVAAGIFREDLLYRLKVVTINVPPLRERREDIPILAEHFTRQFCAAQGMPPVTVPDETMAYLTAYPWPGNVRQLRNALEAGVVLCTDSVLAPQDLQLPLAGKGPDRSADNMSLDQSEKAAIVRALEQSGWVQKEAAPLLGVSRRALNYKIQKYGIEIPKRRPKK; encoded by the coding sequence ATGAGCATAGGCGCGCAGCAGACCCGCAAGACCGTCCTCGTTGTCGATGACGACCCGCACATCCTGGAAGTCCTGGAGGTGCGCCTCGTCTCGGCCGGCTATGACGTCATTACGGCCACCGACGGCCTGGAGGCCCTGGACGTGTTGTCGCGCAAGGCCGTGCGCCTGGTCATTTCCGACATTCGGATGCCCGGCATGGACGGGATGCGGATGCTTGAAGAGATGGAAAAGCGCAACATCAAGCTGCCCATCATCTTTTTAACCGCCCATGGCAGCATCCCCGGGGCAGTGTTCGCCATCAAGCACGGGGCCGTGGATTACCTGACCAAGCCTTTTGACGGGCAGGAGCTGTTGACCCGGGTGACCGAGGTTTTTGCCAAGGCGGCCGGTCTTGACGCCGCCCGGGCCGAGCAACTCGGCGAGACCGGTCTGGTCGGCACCAGTCCGGCCATGCGCGATCTGGCCGCCATGATCGAGCGGGTGGCCCCGCGCGACGTCAATGTCCTGGTCCTTGGCGAATCCGGCACCGGCAAGGAGCTGGTGGCCAACCTGATCCACCGCCGCAGTGCCCGCAAGAACGGTCCGTTGGTCACCGTGGACTGCGGTTCGACCCCGGCCGGCCTGCTCGAATCCGAGCTCTTTGGCCACGTCAAGGGCTCGTTCACCCATGCGGTCAAAGACAAAAAGGGCCTGATTGAACAGGCCAACCTGGGTACCCTTTTCCTTGACGAGATCGGCAATATTTCAACGGAGATGCAGATTCGTCTCCTGCGCGTCCTGGAAAACCACAAGATCCGGCGTATTGGCGACGTACGCGAAATCCAGGTCGACTGCCGGGTCATTGCCGCCACCAACGCCGACATCTTCGAGCAGGTGGCTGCGGGCATTTTCCGGGAAGACCTGCTCTATCGCCTCAAGGTGGTGACGATCAACGTGCCGCCTCTGCGTGAGCGCCGTGAGGACATTCCCATTTTGGCCGAGCATTTCACCCGCCAGTTCTGCGCCGCCCAGGGAATGCCGCCGGTGACCGTGCCGGACGAGACCATGGCCTATCTGACCGCCTATCCCTGGCCCGGCAACGTCCGCCAGCTGCGAAACGCCCTGGAGGCCGGGGTGGTCCTTTGTACCGACAGCGTGCTGGCCCCCCAGGATCTGCAGCTCCCCCTGGCCGGCAAGGGACCCGATCGCTCGGCCGACAACATGTCCCTGGATCAGAGCGAAAAGGCCGCCATCGTGCGCGCCCTGGAACAGTCGGGCTGGGTGCAGAAGGAAGCCGCGCCGCTTCTGGGCGTCAGCCGCCGGGCACTGAATTACAAGATTCAGAAATACGGCATTGAAATCCCCAAACGCCGCCCGAAAAAATAA